The Pontibacter pudoricolor genome contains a region encoding:
- the miaA gene encoding tRNA (adenosine(37)-N6)-dimethylallyltransferase MiaA codes for MGKDKFVVIVVGPTAVGKTDLCVNLAAHFNTEVVSADSRQFYKEMQIGTAKPTIEEQKGIPHHFVNSHSIAEEYNAGAYEQDALLLLNTLFKEHDVVIVTGGSGLYVRALCEGMDEMPETDPGIRASLTAILEAEGLAPLLAQLEELDPAYFNQVDKANPQRVIRALEICLSSGQPYSSFRKSDKATRPFQTIKIGLTRDRQELYNRIDQRMDQMLQQGLPEEAKALYPFRTHNALQTVGYKEIFDYLEGKYDWEEAVRLLKRNSRRYAKRQLTWFTKHPDEYTWFHPQQWEEIVDFIVGKFRS; via the coding sequence ATGGGTAAAGATAAGTTTGTAGTAATAGTGGTGGGGCCAACGGCTGTAGGTAAAACAGACCTGTGCGTAAACCTGGCAGCTCATTTTAATACGGAGGTTGTCTCAGCCGACTCACGGCAGTTTTACAAGGAGATGCAGATTGGTACGGCCAAACCAACTATAGAAGAGCAGAAAGGCATACCACACCATTTTGTAAACTCGCACTCTATAGCCGAAGAATACAATGCCGGCGCTTACGAACAGGATGCCTTACTGTTGCTGAACACGCTCTTTAAGGAACATGATGTAGTTATAGTTACAGGTGGGTCTGGTTTGTATGTGCGGGCGCTGTGCGAAGGAATGGACGAAATGCCGGAAACCGACCCGGGTATACGGGCTTCTCTTACTGCTATACTGGAGGCTGAGGGGTTAGCTCCGCTGTTAGCCCAGTTAGAGGAACTGGATCCTGCTTACTTTAATCAGGTAGATAAAGCGAATCCGCAACGTGTGATCCGGGCACTGGAAATCTGCCTGTCGAGCGGACAGCCTTATTCATCGTTCCGTAAAAGCGACAAAGCTACACGACCATTTCAAACTATAAAAATTGGCCTTACCCGCGACCGGCAGGAACTATACAACCGCATAGACCAGCGCATGGACCAGATGCTGCAGCAGGGATTACCGGAAGAAGCCAAAGCCTTGTATCCGTTCCGTACACATAACGCTTTGCAAACAGTAGGCTATAAAGAGATATTCGATTACCTGGAAGGTAAATATGACTGGGAAGAAGCCGTAAGATTACTGAAACGCAATAGCCGGCGCTACGCCAAACGCCAGCTCACCTGGTTCACCAAGCACCCTGATGAGTATACCTGGTTCCACCCGCAGCAATGGGAGGAGATAGTGGATTTTATAGTTGGAAAGTTTAGAAGTTAA
- a CDS encoding PAS domain-containing protein: MPYIPNRQLSEHLPLQANSLLQLLVQLTRPTHGVLVASPDGLVLAANAATSFFSPAADTYKTSRNLSDLLGIPLKKLTTQTSGKVTTDAQSYTYTLKQVQFERAKFIYAELIPFEEEVSRVEIDDDSYHNVFENSTEPLFILDEEGTFVDINNKGLSIIEQQKSNLVGQTVYSSFKLNLFERVALKGQLQQTMAGEPQKFEWWIQDKTHELLPIEISLRKGLFKGQEMIFGSAKNLYEVVGTEQDVRFRNHQLEFVNNLITNLSNTGSQQDVLKYTLDELLEKSNITYGCVYTYNQATGTAELVYSAGSTAQTPLPLPCQLTPNWQHSSLQTGAEL; this comes from the coding sequence ATGCCATATATTCCTAACAGGCAATTATCTGAACACCTGCCATTACAGGCAAATTCGCTTTTACAGCTGCTGGTGCAACTAACCAGGCCCACACATGGCGTACTGGTAGCTTCGCCGGACGGGTTGGTGCTGGCTGCTAATGCCGCGACTTCTTTTTTCTCCCCGGCGGCTGATACCTATAAAACAAGCCGGAACCTTTCAGACCTGTTAGGCATACCATTAAAAAAGCTTACAACGCAAACTTCCGGCAAAGTTACTACCGATGCTCAAAGCTATACTTATACTTTAAAGCAGGTTCAGTTCGAGCGGGCAAAGTTTATTTATGCCGAGCTTATTCCTTTTGAAGAAGAAGTATCGCGGGTAGAGATAGATGACGACAGCTACCATAACGTATTTGAGAACAGCACCGAACCGCTTTTTATTTTAGATGAGGAAGGCACTTTTGTGGATATCAACAATAAGGGCCTGAGCATTATAGAGCAGCAGAAAAGCAACTTAGTTGGCCAGACAGTTTACAGCAGTTTTAAGCTTAACCTCTTTGAACGTGTAGCATTAAAAGGACAGCTGCAGCAAACTATGGCCGGCGAACCACAAAAGTTTGAGTGGTGGATACAGGACAAAACACATGAACTGCTGCCCATCGAGATTTCGTTACGGAAAGGCCTGTTTAAAGGCCAGGAAATGATTTTCGGCTCAGCTAAGAACCTGTATGAAGTAGTTGGTACGGAACAGGATGTTCGCTTCCGCAACCACCAGCTGGAGTTTGTAAACAACCTGATCACCAACCTTTCGAACACCGGCAGCCAGCAGGATGTGCTGAAATATACGCTGGATGAACTGCTGGAAAAAAGCAATATAACCTACGGCTGTGTTTATACCTACAACCAGGCAACAGGCACTGCAGAGCTGGTATACTCCGCTGGCAGCACGGCGCAAACGCCCCTGCCCCTACCCTGTCAATTAACCCCGAACTGGCAGCACAGCTCACTACAGACAGGCGCAGAACTATAG